In Dromiciops gliroides isolate mDroGli1 chromosome 5, mDroGli1.pri, whole genome shotgun sequence, the following are encoded in one genomic region:
- the DGKA gene encoding diacylglycerol kinase alpha isoform X2, whose translation MLKNWGPLSPTDFAQLQEYMEYSTKKVSDVLALFNEDGELAQYLQGDSIGYEGFQLFLKNYLEVNNVPPQLSQALFGSFQTMESQQQGDEQEVALICLSDVSCYFSLLEGGRPEDKLEFTFKLYDTDRNGLLDSSEVDRIITQMMQVARYLDWDVTELRPILQEMMKEIDYDGSGTVSLAEWVRGGSTTVPLLVLLGLEVSLKDDGQHMWRLKQFSRPAYCNVCETMLLGITKRGLTCTFCKFTVHERCAKKASPCEVSTYAKSKKDTCAQTHVWVRGGCDSGRCDSCQKKIRNFQSLTGLHCVWCHLQIHEDCLSAMSPECDCGLLRDHILPPSAIYPCILDRQNVSSRNVDELQHMVPDGQALRVIPIPNTHPLLVFVNPKSGGKQGERVLRKFQYLLNPRQVYNLAKGGPEPGLRFFKDLQDFRVLVCGGDGTVGWILDAIDKANFPNPPPVAVLPLGTGNDLARCLRWGGGYDGENLGKILKDLELSTTVYMDRWSVEVIPLDPKEKSDPVPYQIVNNYFSIGVDASIAHRFHIMREKYPEKFNSRMKNKLWYLEFATSESIFSTCKKLEESVSVEWE comes from the exons ATGTTGAAGAACTGGGGGCCCTTAAGCCCCACGGACTTTGCCCAACTGCAGGAATACATGGAAT acTCAACCAAGAAAGTCAGTGATGTTCTAGCTCTGTTCAATGAAGATGGAGAATTGGCTCAGTATCTCCAGGGAGAT TCCATAGGGTACGAAGGATTTCAGCTCTTCCTGAAAAACTACCTGGAGGTGAATAATGTTCCCCCACAACTGAGCCAAGCACTTTTCGGATCCTTCCAGACCATGGAGTCTCAGCAACAGGGCGATGAACAAG AAGTAGCCCTGATCTGTCTCAGTGATGTCTCCTGCTATTTCTCCTTACTGGAGGGTGGACGGCCAGAAGACAAGCTAGAGT TTACCTTCAAGCTATATGATACAGACAGAAATGGACTCCTGGACAGCTCA GAAGTGGACAGAATTATCACCCAGATGATGCAAGTGGCAAGATATCTGGATTGGGATGTAACTGAGCTGAGACCA ATTCTGCAGGAGATGATGAAGGAAATTGACTATGATGGCAGTGGTACAGTCTCTCTGGCTGAGTGGGTACGGGGTGGATCCACCACCGTGCCTCTGCTGGTGCTGCTGGGACTAGAGGTG AGCCTGAAGGATGATGGGCAGCACATGTGGCGGCTGAAGCAATTTTCTCGTCCAGCTTATTGCAATGTGTGTGAGACAATGCTGCTTGGGATAACCAAGCGGGGACTGACCTGTACCT tTTGTAAATTCACAGTCCATGAGCGCTGTGCCAAGAAGGCCTCACCCTGTGAAGTCAGCACTTATGCCAAGTCCAAGAAAGACACTTGT GCCCAGACCCATGTATGGGTTCGTGGAGGCTGTGACTCTGGGCGCTGTGACTCTTGCCAAAAGAAGATCCGGAATTTCCAGAGCCTGACAGGACTGCATTGTGTGTGGTGCCATCTCCAG ATCCATGAGGACTGCCTCTCTGCCATGAGCCCTGAGTGTGACTGTGGGCTGCTCCGTGACCACATCCTGCCTCCTTCAGCCATCTATCCTTGCATCCTG GACcgtcagaatgtgagctccaggAATGTCGATGAATTACAGCATATGGTCCCTGATGGGCAGGCCCTGCGG GTTATCCCTATCCCCAACACTCACCCACTTCTCGTCTTTGTGAACCCCAAAAGTGGTGGGAAGCAGGGGGAGAG GGTGCTTCGAAAGTTCCAGTACCTGCTGAACCCTCGACAGGTTTACAATCTTGCAAAGGGGGGTCCCGAACCAGG GCTCAGGTTCTTCAAGGACCTCCAAGATTTCCGGGTGCTGGTGTGTGGAGGGGATGGCACAGTAGGCTGGATCCTGGATGCCATTG ATAAAGCCAACTTCCCCAACCCACCTCCAGTAGCTGTGCTTCCCCTAGGTACAGGGAATGACCTAGCTCGATGCCTAAGATGGGGAGGAG gTTATGATGGGGAAAACCTGGGGAAGATACTCAAAGACCTGGAGTTAAGTACCACAGTGTATATGGATCGGTGGTCTGTGGAAGTGATTCCTCTGGACCCGAAGGAGAAGAGTGATCCAGTCCCCTACCAAATCGTCAACAACTACTTCTCCATTGGTGTG GATGCTTCTATTGCTCACCGATTTCATATCATGAGGGAGAAATATCCTGAGAAGTTCAACAGCAG GATGAAGAACAAGCTGTGGTACTTGGAATTCGCCACATCTGAGTCCATCTTCTCCACTTGCAAAAAGCTGGAAGAGTCTGTTTCAGTGGAG TGGGAATAG
- the DGKA gene encoding diacylglycerol kinase alpha isoform X1 yields the protein MLKNWGPLSPTDFAQLQEYMEYSTKKVSDVLALFNEDGELAQYLQGDSIGYEGFQLFLKNYLEVNNVPPQLSQALFGSFQTMESQQQGDEQEVALICLSDVSCYFSLLEGGRPEDKLEFTFKLYDTDRNGLLDSSEVDRIITQMMQVARYLDWDVTELRPILQEMMKEIDYDGSGTVSLAEWVRGGSTTVPLLVLLGLEVSLKDDGQHMWRLKQFSRPAYCNVCETMLLGITKRGLTCTFCKFTVHERCAKKASPCEVSTYAKSKKDTCAQTHVWVRGGCDSGRCDSCQKKIRNFQSLTGLHCVWCHLQIHEDCLSAMSPECDCGLLRDHILPPSAIYPCILDRQNVSSRNVDELQHMVPDGQALRVIPIPNTHPLLVFVNPKSGGKQGERVLRKFQYLLNPRQVYNLAKGGPEPGLRFFKDLQDFRVLVCGGDGTVGWILDAIDKANFPNPPPVAVLPLGTGNDLARCLRWGGGYDGENLGKILKDLELSTTVYMDRWSVEVIPLDPKEKSDPVPYQIVNNYFSIGVDASIAHRFHIMREKYPEKFNSRMKNKLWYLEFATSESIFSTCKKLEESVSVEICGTPLKLSDLSLEGIAVLNIPSMHGGSNLWGDTKRPSKDAPGLDLASGPPEAITNPEALKTCVQDLSDKRLEVVGLEGAIEMGQIYTRLKNAGHRIAKCSQITFRTRKALPMQIDGEPWMQAPCTIQITHKNQMPMLMGPPPRSSNFFNLWS from the exons ATGTTGAAGAACTGGGGGCCCTTAAGCCCCACGGACTTTGCCCAACTGCAGGAATACATGGAAT acTCAACCAAGAAAGTCAGTGATGTTCTAGCTCTGTTCAATGAAGATGGAGAATTGGCTCAGTATCTCCAGGGAGAT TCCATAGGGTACGAAGGATTTCAGCTCTTCCTGAAAAACTACCTGGAGGTGAATAATGTTCCCCCACAACTGAGCCAAGCACTTTTCGGATCCTTCCAGACCATGGAGTCTCAGCAACAGGGCGATGAACAAG AAGTAGCCCTGATCTGTCTCAGTGATGTCTCCTGCTATTTCTCCTTACTGGAGGGTGGACGGCCAGAAGACAAGCTAGAGT TTACCTTCAAGCTATATGATACAGACAGAAATGGACTCCTGGACAGCTCA GAAGTGGACAGAATTATCACCCAGATGATGCAAGTGGCAAGATATCTGGATTGGGATGTAACTGAGCTGAGACCA ATTCTGCAGGAGATGATGAAGGAAATTGACTATGATGGCAGTGGTACAGTCTCTCTGGCTGAGTGGGTACGGGGTGGATCCACCACCGTGCCTCTGCTGGTGCTGCTGGGACTAGAGGTG AGCCTGAAGGATGATGGGCAGCACATGTGGCGGCTGAAGCAATTTTCTCGTCCAGCTTATTGCAATGTGTGTGAGACAATGCTGCTTGGGATAACCAAGCGGGGACTGACCTGTACCT tTTGTAAATTCACAGTCCATGAGCGCTGTGCCAAGAAGGCCTCACCCTGTGAAGTCAGCACTTATGCCAAGTCCAAGAAAGACACTTGT GCCCAGACCCATGTATGGGTTCGTGGAGGCTGTGACTCTGGGCGCTGTGACTCTTGCCAAAAGAAGATCCGGAATTTCCAGAGCCTGACAGGACTGCATTGTGTGTGGTGCCATCTCCAG ATCCATGAGGACTGCCTCTCTGCCATGAGCCCTGAGTGTGACTGTGGGCTGCTCCGTGACCACATCCTGCCTCCTTCAGCCATCTATCCTTGCATCCTG GACcgtcagaatgtgagctccaggAATGTCGATGAATTACAGCATATGGTCCCTGATGGGCAGGCCCTGCGG GTTATCCCTATCCCCAACACTCACCCACTTCTCGTCTTTGTGAACCCCAAAAGTGGTGGGAAGCAGGGGGAGAG GGTGCTTCGAAAGTTCCAGTACCTGCTGAACCCTCGACAGGTTTACAATCTTGCAAAGGGGGGTCCCGAACCAGG GCTCAGGTTCTTCAAGGACCTCCAAGATTTCCGGGTGCTGGTGTGTGGAGGGGATGGCACAGTAGGCTGGATCCTGGATGCCATTG ATAAAGCCAACTTCCCCAACCCACCTCCAGTAGCTGTGCTTCCCCTAGGTACAGGGAATGACCTAGCTCGATGCCTAAGATGGGGAGGAG gTTATGATGGGGAAAACCTGGGGAAGATACTCAAAGACCTGGAGTTAAGTACCACAGTGTATATGGATCGGTGGTCTGTGGAAGTGATTCCTCTGGACCCGAAGGAGAAGAGTGATCCAGTCCCCTACCAAATCGTCAACAACTACTTCTCCATTGGTGTG GATGCTTCTATTGCTCACCGATTTCATATCATGAGGGAGAAATATCCTGAGAAGTTCAACAGCAG GATGAAGAACAAGCTGTGGTACTTGGAATTCGCCACATCTGAGTCCATCTTCTCCACTTGCAAAAAGCTGGAAGAGTCTGTTTCAGTGGAG ATCTGTGGGACGCCTTTGAAACTGAGTGACCTATCCTTGGAGGGCATTGCAGTTCTAAACATTCCCAGCATGCATGGAGGCTCCAACCTCTGGGGAGACACAAAGCGACCCTCCAAAGATGCCCCGGGTTTAGATTTGGCCTCTGGGCCTCCTGAAGCAATCACCAACCCTGAAGCCCTGAAAACCTGTGTGCAAG ATCTTAGCGACAAACGACTGGAGGTGGTGGGACTAGAGGGAGCAATTGAGATGGGTCAGATATATACCAGGCTGAAGAATGCTGGACACCGGATTGCTAAATGCTCCCAAATCACTTTCCG GACTAGAAAAGCCCTCCCCATGCAGATCGACGGGGAACCCTGGATGCAGGCACCGTGTACT ATCCAGATCACCCATAAGAATCAGATGCCCATGCTGATGGGGCCTCCTCCACGTTCCTCCAACTTCTTCAACCTTTGGTCCTGA